One segment of Alnus glutinosa chromosome 2, dhAlnGlut1.1, whole genome shotgun sequence DNA contains the following:
- the LOC133862058 gene encoding uncharacterized protein LOC133862058 isoform X1 translates to MKYICTRLYCKPYDLSCPLNPIQINMDKSWMSTPRGTTRYNDGCRAFVAFAVSNCTAGDGKIYCPCKYCRNNQRHTPEYVLAHLTGGRGMNPGYNLWYMHGETTTGSAIPGQCSSHHSGTEAADRSTEHGDHVTEQEGVAVEQDDNMHAMLRDAFGVHDVPEGVSTLPQQVDEDTSCGDALKYQELLKTAEKPLHPGTKHSKLSATVHMYNLKCVGGISNKIFSDILEFINQLLPPCDEALPDNTYEAKKFLSGMGLGYEKIPACRNDCMLFWKDNKELDSCTVCGESKWRADTHVDDDGEIISARKKRPVKILRWFPLIPRLQRLFMSEHTAPHMRWHAEGRTRDGVLRHPADGEAWRSFDILHPDFMAESRNVRLGLTADGFNPFGNMSTSHSTWPVMLVPYNLPPWMCMKQSSFILSMVIPGPSSPGMDIDVYLQPLIDELLQLWNVGVRTFDASKKENFIMRSQLMWTINDFPAYADLSGWPNRGAKACPCCMQSTRSIRLKNGCKFCYMGHRRYLPPEHLWRLNRRTFDGTEEFDSAPIVPCGYEVLQQLDGVAFGDETAGKKKKRKKRKKGAGSSDVIWKKKSIFFRLPYWEDNLLRHNLDVMHIEKNVMDNILGTILDIKGKTKDNLAARLDLQEMGLRPKLHPFTAANGKTYIPAACHTMTREDKESFLKVLRNVRVPDGYASNISRCVRLKDRTISGLKSHDSHILMQQLLPIALRKSLPDKVVRPLVEISAFFRGICSTKLSQEDMDRLQGDVCITLCKLEQIFPPGFFTSMVHLVVHLVRECRLGGPVQYRWMYPAERSLGHFKSTVRNKAAPEGCIAEGYIATELVTFCSRYLNNAPTFHNRPQRNPDGSKGAGTRVTLNRLIMHQIHRYIVFNSEEFHNLRTMHKDALRRSCTRGRITEALIEAEHHEQFCEWYPAYVDGLDDQRREELGHNLVMRCRGLKETAVKYNRYVVNGKLFRTLAHDVGRRTQNSGVCVPTVEGETYYGQLTDIVEVEYYDRTTYVLFKCNWADPTMERGFTIDEYGLVFVNFNHLVHRGELIQDEPYVLTSQVDQVFYVEDGRNPNWVCAVRTKPRNVYDVGQGDGSNEDGTTYHECVPLVLATDDLPDTNDEFEYDRPDIDPIEAPVIQ, encoded by the exons atgaaatatatttgtacacgtttatactgtaagccgtatgatttgtcttgtcctcttaaccctatacagataaacatggacaagtcttggatgtcaacacctaggggtacgacacggtataacgatgggtgtagggcgtttgtggcatttgccgttagtaattgTACGGCcggcgatggaaaaatttactgcccatgcaagtattgtcgaaataaccagcgtcacactcctgagtacgttcttgcccacctgactggaggtcgggggatgaatccgggatacaatttgtggtatatgcacggtgagactacgactggttccgctattcctggtcagtgttcgagtcatcacagtggcacagaggccgctgaccgtagcactgaacatggtgatcatgtcacagaacaggagggtgtcgccgtggaacaggatgataacatgcacgccatgttgcgtgacgccttcggcgtgcacgatgttcctgaaggggtcagtactcttccgcaacaagttgatgaagatacctcgtgcggggacgcattgaagtaccaagagctgttaaagactgccgagaagccccttcaccctggtacgaagcacagtaaattgagtgctactgtacacatgtacaacttgaagtgcgttggaggtattagtaacaagatattttcagacattctcgaattcatcaatcagttgttgcctccttgcgatgaggcattgccagataacacgtatgaggcgaaaaagttcctaagtggcatgggtctggggtatgagaagattccggcgtgccgtaatgactgtatgttattctggaaagacaataaagaattagattcatgtaccgtatgtggagagtctaagtggagggctgatacacatgtagatgatgatggtgagatcatatcagcgaggaaaaaacgcccggtgaagatcttgaggtggtttccactcatcccacggttgcagaggttattcatgtctgagcatactgcgccccatatgagatggcatgcagaaggccgcactagggatggcgtattgaggcacccggccgacggtgaggcatggagatcgtttgacattttacacccagattttatggcagagagtaggaacgtccggcttggtttgacagcagatggatttaatccatttgggaacatgagcacatcccacagcacatggcccgtaatgcttgtgccgtacaatttgccaccttggatgtgcatgaaacagtcgtccttcatcctttccatggttatccctggaccgagctcaccaggtatggatattgatgtttaccttcagccattgattgatgagttgctgcaactgtggaatgtaggggtacgaacattcgatgcttcaaagaaggaaaattttattatgcgatctcagttgatgtggacgataaacgactttccagcgtatgcagatttatctggttggcctaacaggggtgcgaaggcatgtccttgctgtatgcaatcgacgcgttctatacgcttaaagaacggatgcaaattttgctatatggggcacaggagatatctgccgcctgaacatctgtggcggcttaacaggaggacatttgacggtactgaagaatttgacagcgccccgattgtgccatgcggatacgaggttctccaacagttggacggagttgcgtttggggatgagaccgcgggtaagaagaagaaacggaagaagcggaagaagggtgcagggagttccgatgttatatggaagaagaaaagtatatttttcagattgccgtattgggaagacaatttgcttcggcacaatcttgatgttatgcacatagagaaaaatgtcatggacaatatacttggcactattttggatataaaagggaaaacgaaggacaacttggcagctcggctggacttgcaggaaatggggttgagacctaagttgcatccgttcacggccgccaatggtaaaacgtatattcccgctgcctgtcacaccatgactagagaggacaaagaaagttttctgaaggttcttcgaaatgtgagggtcccggacggatacgcctcgaacatttcacgatgtgttcggctgaaggaccgtacaatttccgggttgaagagccacgatagccacatactgatgcaacagcttcttccaattgcactgcgtaagtcattgcctgataaagttgttagacctcttgtggagatttcggcattttttagaggcatatgctcaacaaagctatcacaagaagatatggaccgactgcagggtgacgtctgtatcactttgtgcaaactagaacagatattccctccagggttttttacgagcatggtccacttggtcgtgcatcttgtgcgcgagtgtagactcggcggacccgtgcagtatagatggatgtacccggcggagag gagtctggggcatttcaagtctactgtgcgcaataaagcggctcctgaggggtgcattgcggaggggtacatagcgaccgagctggtaacgttctgttcaaggtatctgaataacgcaccaacattccacaacagacctcagaggaatcctgatggatccaagggggcgggcacgcgtgttaccctgaaccggttgataatgcaccagattcatcgttatattgtgttcaactctgaagagtttcacaatttgcggac gatgcacaaagacgcgcttaggcgatcatgcactagaggtcgcattacggaggctcttattgaagcagaacatcatgagcagttctgcgaatggtaccctgcatat gtcgatggccttgacgatcaacgtagggaggaattgggccacaacttggttatgcgttgtagagggctgaaggagacagcggtcaagtacaacaggtacgtggtaaatgggaaattgtttcgcacgcttgcccatgatgtgggaaggaggactcagaacagcggcgtatgtgttcctaccgttgaaggcgaaacgtactacgggcagttaaccgatatagttgaggtcgagtactatgacaggactacgtacgtcctatttaagtgcaattgggcagaccccacgatggaaagaggattcacaatagacgagtatggcctagtgtttgtcaacttcaatcacctcgtccacaggggagaactgattcaggacgagccgtacgtgcttacatctcaggtggatcaagtattctacgtcgaagatggaaggaacccaaattgggtttgtgcggttaggaccaaaccgcgcaacgtgtacgacgttggccagggggatgggagtaatgaggatggtacaacctaccatgagtgcgtaccgctcgtactagccactgatgacctacctgatacgaatgatgaattcgagtacgacaggcccgacattgatccgattgaagctcctgtgatacaatga
- the LOC133862058 gene encoding uncharacterized protein LOC133862058 isoform X2 — translation MDKSWMSTPRGTTRYNDGCRAFVAFAVSNCTAGDGKIYCPCKYCRNNQRHTPEYVLAHLTGGRGMNPGYNLWYMHGETTTGSAIPGQCSSHHSGTEAADRSTEHGDHVTEQEGVAVEQDDNMHAMLRDAFGVHDVPEGVSTLPQQVDEDTSCGDALKYQELLKTAEKPLHPGTKHSKLSATVHMYNLKCVGGISNKIFSDILEFINQLLPPCDEALPDNTYEAKKFLSGMGLGYEKIPACRNDCMLFWKDNKELDSCTVCGESKWRADTHVDDDGEIISARKKRPVKILRWFPLIPRLQRLFMSEHTAPHMRWHAEGRTRDGVLRHPADGEAWRSFDILHPDFMAESRNVRLGLTADGFNPFGNMSTSHSTWPVMLVPYNLPPWMCMKQSSFILSMVIPGPSSPGMDIDVYLQPLIDELLQLWNVGVRTFDASKKENFIMRSQLMWTINDFPAYADLSGWPNRGAKACPCCMQSTRSIRLKNGCKFCYMGHRRYLPPEHLWRLNRRTFDGTEEFDSAPIVPCGYEVLQQLDGVAFGDETAGKKKKRKKRKKGAGSSDVIWKKKSIFFRLPYWEDNLLRHNLDVMHIEKNVMDNILGTILDIKGKTKDNLAARLDLQEMGLRPKLHPFTAANGKTYIPAACHTMTREDKESFLKVLRNVRVPDGYASNISRCVRLKDRTISGLKSHDSHILMQQLLPIALRKSLPDKVVRPLVEISAFFRGICSTKLSQEDMDRLQGDVCITLCKLEQIFPPGFFTSMVHLVVHLVRECRLGGPVQYRWMYPAERSLGHFKSTVRNKAAPEGCIAEGYIATELVTFCSRYLNNAPTFHNRPQRNPDGSKGAGTRVTLNRLIMHQIHRYIVFNSEEFHNLRTMHKDALRRSCTRGRITEALIEAEHHEQFCEWYPAYVDGLDDQRREELGHNLVMRCRGLKETAVKYNRYVVNGKLFRTLAHDVGRRTQNSGVCVPTVEGETYYGQLTDIVEVEYYDRTTYVLFKCNWADPTMERGFTIDEYGLVFVNFNHLVHRGELIQDEPYVLTSQVDQVFYVEDGRNPNWVCAVRTKPRNVYDVGQGDGSNEDGTTYHECVPLVLATDDLPDTNDEFEYDRPDIDPIEAPVIQ, via the exons atggacaagtcttggatgtcaacacctaggggtacgacacggtataacgatgggtgtagggcgtttgtggcatttgccgttagtaattgTACGGCcggcgatggaaaaatttactgcccatgcaagtattgtcgaaataaccagcgtcacactcctgagtacgttcttgcccacctgactggaggtcgggggatgaatccgggatacaatttgtggtatatgcacggtgagactacgactggttccgctattcctggtcagtgttcgagtcatcacagtggcacagaggccgctgaccgtagcactgaacatggtgatcatgtcacagaacaggagggtgtcgccgtggaacaggatgataacatgcacgccatgttgcgtgacgccttcggcgtgcacgatgttcctgaaggggtcagtactcttccgcaacaagttgatgaagatacctcgtgcggggacgcattgaagtaccaagagctgttaaagactgccgagaagccccttcaccctggtacgaagcacagtaaattgagtgctactgtacacatgtacaacttgaagtgcgttggaggtattagtaacaagatattttcagacattctcgaattcatcaatcagttgttgcctccttgcgatgaggcattgccagataacacgtatgaggcgaaaaagttcctaagtggcatgggtctggggtatgagaagattccggcgtgccgtaatgactgtatgttattctggaaagacaataaagaattagattcatgtaccgtatgtggagagtctaagtggagggctgatacacatgtagatgatgatggtgagatcatatcagcgaggaaaaaacgcccggtgaagatcttgaggtggtttccactcatcccacggttgcagaggttattcatgtctgagcatactgcgccccatatgagatggcatgcagaaggccgcactagggatggcgtattgaggcacccggccgacggtgaggcatggagatcgtttgacattttacacccagattttatggcagagagtaggaacgtccggcttggtttgacagcagatggatttaatccatttgggaacatgagcacatcccacagcacatggcccgtaatgcttgtgccgtacaatttgccaccttggatgtgcatgaaacagtcgtccttcatcctttccatggttatccctggaccgagctcaccaggtatggatattgatgtttaccttcagccattgattgatgagttgctgcaactgtggaatgtaggggtacgaacattcgatgcttcaaagaaggaaaattttattatgcgatctcagttgatgtggacgataaacgactttccagcgtatgcagatttatctggttggcctaacaggggtgcgaaggcatgtccttgctgtatgcaatcgacgcgttctatacgcttaaagaacggatgcaaattttgctatatggggcacaggagatatctgccgcctgaacatctgtggcggcttaacaggaggacatttgacggtactgaagaatttgacagcgccccgattgtgccatgcggatacgaggttctccaacagttggacggagttgcgtttggggatgagaccgcgggtaagaagaagaaacggaagaagcggaagaagggtgcagggagttccgatgttatatggaagaagaaaagtatatttttcagattgccgtattgggaagacaatttgcttcggcacaatcttgatgttatgcacatagagaaaaatgtcatggacaatatacttggcactattttggatataaaagggaaaacgaaggacaacttggcagctcggctggacttgcaggaaatggggttgagacctaagttgcatccgttcacggccgccaatggtaaaacgtatattcccgctgcctgtcacaccatgactagagaggacaaagaaagttttctgaaggttcttcgaaatgtgagggtcccggacggatacgcctcgaacatttcacgatgtgttcggctgaaggaccgtacaatttccgggttgaagagccacgatagccacatactgatgcaacagcttcttccaattgcactgcgtaagtcattgcctgataaagttgttagacctcttgtggagatttcggcattttttagaggcatatgctcaacaaagctatcacaagaagatatggaccgactgcagggtgacgtctgtatcactttgtgcaaactagaacagatattccctccagggttttttacgagcatggtccacttggtcgtgcatcttgtgcgcgagtgtagactcggcggacccgtgcagtatagatggatgtacccggcggagag gagtctggggcatttcaagtctactgtgcgcaataaagcggctcctgaggggtgcattgcggaggggtacatagcgaccgagctggtaacgttctgttcaaggtatctgaataacgcaccaacattccacaacagacctcagaggaatcctgatggatccaagggggcgggcacgcgtgttaccctgaaccggttgataatgcaccagattcatcgttatattgtgttcaactctgaagagtttcacaatttgcggac gatgcacaaagacgcgcttaggcgatcatgcactagaggtcgcattacggaggctcttattgaagcagaacatcatgagcagttctgcgaatggtaccctgcatat gtcgatggccttgacgatcaacgtagggaggaattgggccacaacttggttatgcgttgtagagggctgaaggagacagcggtcaagtacaacaggtacgtggtaaatgggaaattgtttcgcacgcttgcccatgatgtgggaaggaggactcagaacagcggcgtatgtgttcctaccgttgaaggcgaaacgtactacgggcagttaaccgatatagttgaggtcgagtactatgacaggactacgtacgtcctatttaagtgcaattgggcagaccccacgatggaaagaggattcacaatagacgagtatggcctagtgtttgtcaacttcaatcacctcgtccacaggggagaactgattcaggacgagccgtacgtgcttacatctcaggtggatcaagtattctacgtcgaagatggaaggaacccaaattgggtttgtgcggttaggaccaaaccgcgcaacgtgtacgacgttggccagggggatgggagtaatgaggatggtacaacctaccatgagtgcgtaccgctcgtactagccactgatgacctacctgatacgaatgatgaattcgagtacgacaggcccgacattgatccgattgaagctcctgtgatacaatga